A genomic stretch from Helianthus annuus cultivar XRQ/B chromosome 1, HanXRQr2.0-SUNRISE, whole genome shotgun sequence includes:
- the LOC110875755 gene encoding aquaporin NIP1-1, with the protein MPEIDGGATAVTMADGHHVVTLNTEDQTHTTTSCFPSVSFLQKLIAEVLGTYFVIFAGCAAVVVNTDKDKVIGLPGISIVWGLVVMVMVYSVGHISGAHFNPAVTIAFASCNRFPVKQVPAYVAAQVLGSTLASGTLRLIFNGRQDHFAGTLPAGSDLQSLVLEFIITFYLMFVISGVATDNRAIGELAGLAVGATVLLNVMFAGPISGASMNPARSLGPAIVSKEYRGIWVYMLGPTAGAISGAWVYNIIRFTDKPLREITKSASFLRYASSRKS; encoded by the exons ATGCCGGAGATTGACGGAGGAGCTACGGCGGTGACGATGGCTGACGGCCACCATGTTGTGACCCTCAATACAGAAGATCAAACTCACACAACTACTAGTTGTTTTCCGTCTGTTTCTTTTCTTCAAAAG TTGATAGCGGAGGTTCTTGGAACATATTTCGTGATATTCGCTGGGTGCGCGGCTGTGGTGGTGAATACCGACAAGGATAAAGTGATCGGTCTGCCTGGAATATCCATTGTGTGGGGGTTGGTGGTGATGGTCATGGTTTACTCCGTTGGACATATCTCTGGTGCCCATTTCAACCCTGCCGTTACCATTGCTTTTGCCTCTTGCAATAGGTTCCCTGTTAAACAG GTACCTGCATACGTGGCAGCTCAAGTCCTGGGGTCAACGCTTGCCAGTGGGACCCTCCGTTTAATATTTAACGGCCGTCAAGATCATTTCGCCGGAACTCTTCCCGCCGGTTCCGATCTCCAGTCTTTGGTTCTTGAGTTTATCATCACATTCTACCTCATGTTCGTCATCTCCGGCGTTGCCACCGATAACCGAGCC ATCGGAGAATTGGCCGGACTTGCGGTCGGAGCAACGGTTCTACTCAATGTCATGTTTGCAGG GCCGATATCAGGGGCGTCAATGAATCCGGCAAGGAGTTTGGGACCAGCCATTGTGTCAAAGGAATACAGGGGGATATGGGTTTACATGTTGGGTCCGACCGCTGGTGCCATTTCTGGAGCGTGGGTCTACAACATCATAAGGTTCACGGATAAGCCTTTGCGCGAAATCACCAAGAGTGCATCTTTTCTTCGGTATGCTAGCAGTCGTAAGTCGTAA